From the genome of Candidatus Deferrimicrobium borealis:
GAGCGCGTGGCCCCGAACGAACCAACGGACGCCGGGAGCGGGGGACCTTCCCCCGCTCCCGTTTCTTTTCGACAAGCATGATTCCCTTGATGGCCGCCGCCGACCTCTTGAAGACTACGAATCGCAGGTGGAGGCCGCCCCACTCCCAGATAAGTAGCGCTCCCTGGGGTACCCCCGCTGACGGAAGAAGGGGGGGCACCGATGCCGCGCAGGGTTAAGCTGACCGTCGCCTACGACGGGACGGCGTACGCCGGGTGGCAGGTCCAGCCGAACGGTACGACGATCCAGGAGGTGATGGAGGGGGTGTTCTCCCGCATCCTGCAGGAGCCGGTCCGCCTGCGTGCGGCCGGACGTACCGACGCGGGAGTGCACGCCCGGGAGCAGGTCGTCGATTTCGCCGACGCCGGCGTTCGGGACCTCGGGACGATCGTCCACGGCGGAAACGCCCTTCTCCCTCCCGCCATCCGCATCCTCTCCGCTTCCGTCGTGCCCGAGACGTTCGACGCGAGGCGCCACGCGACGGAGAAGGAGTACCGGTATTTCCTGTATCTTTCCCCGGTCGATTCGCCGTTCCTCTCCCGCTACGCATGGCATATCGAGGCGCCGCTGGACCTGGAGGCGATGCGGGCGGGGCTGTCGCACCTCGTCGGGGAACACGACTTCAGCTCGTTCCGCGGGCAGGGGTGTAACGCGATCTCGCCGGTCCGCACAATCAACCGGGCGGTAGTGGCACGGCACGACGTCCCGGGGCTGATCTCCATCGACGTTTCCGGCACCGGTTTCCTTCGCCACATGGTGCGCAACGTCGTCGGTACGGCGGTGAACGCGGGGAAGGGGAAGCATTCCGCGGAGCACGTCGGAGCGATCCTCCGGGCGCGCGACCGGTCCGCCGCCGGGGTCAACGCTCCCCCCCACGGCCTCTTCCTCTGGCGCGTGTCGTACTGAGGAGCCGCCCGGCGGGAACTACTTCGCCGGGAGCGAGAGCGCAAGCCGCACCCGCATTATCCTGCCCCACTCTTGACCGAATACGCTTCCAAGGAGTATGGTCAGGGCGTCCATTGCCTGCTCCACCTGCCAAGGGGTAATCCCCGGCGAGGAGGCGAGTGTGGTGAGGAATCCCTCGGCGTCGTTGCGTGTCGCTAGGTGAAGCGACCTATCGGACAGGTAGGCGGCGAACCGCCTCGCCCAGATCAAATACCACTTCAACCTCGATTCGGGACGACCTCGCAAACAGAGTGCACTGCGGAACGGTGCAGCCCACGGCTTCGGGGGTACACCCCGGTTGCCCTCGTCCAAATCGTTCCCCGTGGGAACACCTCCTTCCGTTTCCCAGGGAACTCAGCAGGGACCATGCTATACAGCACGGGCCACCACGACCGGCACCCCGCACCGCCTATGAAGGGAAATTACGGTTTGAAAACAATTAATGATAATTTGGCGGATGCCAGAGAATAGCTTGAGAAACATTTTATGGCATCCAAAGAAACGTCATATTTCCGTATGGATGCAGAGAGATGATCCACACATTTCTGCTCAAGGAAGGCTTTTGGGTTGCTGAAGGGGAATACTACGATGAGAATGGGAACGCGTATTCCGCTGTCGGGCAATTGGAGACGACACACCAGAGCGAGGTTTGGATCAACGACCGGATCATTAGGGTCTTTTTCGACGAACCGGTGGCGCTCGCAAGCAAATTCGAGATCAAGCCGATTGGTATAGGGATGACCTCCACAAGCTGGAGCTCCCGTAATCGGGTCCTTGGAAATCTAACGGGACACTTTGTTATCGTGAAGGATTCGATCCTGTCTTTGTTCCGATCGGAAGAAGGACGATATTCCGGGACCGAATGGCTTCAGATGGTCGGAGAAGAAACCTATCAAAGTCGACGGGTATTGCTCGTCGGTGACCGGGTGTTGTCCTCTTGGGGGTATAAAAGCAAAAGGCGGCAAACCCCTTGGCGTCGGTTTCTGCAATCATAAACCCCCGAGTTCACCCGACGAACCGGCTGGAAATGGAGAGCAACAATTTTAATTCGAACTAAATGGGGAACAATTATTTTTAAACCTACAGGCCCTTTAAATAAGGGTTTTTGAAAATTAGCTGGAGGTTGATCCTTATATCATCGAGAAGGAGCATTAATGGTTGATGTTTTCACAAATCTTTCCCCTGGGTGGGATAATTTCGCGGCTTTCCTGTTAAAAAAAAATTTTAAAAAACCATCATCAAAAAATAAAAAAGATTGGGCCCGTAAAGGAGGGTTTTATCAATTTGCCGAATAGCATTTTATTAGGCCGAAGTACGACACTTTGATTACGACACAAGGAAACAGCCTTAGGTTTAAGGCGAAAAACAGATTAAAAAATTAATTTCGGGGTCTAACACAGGTTGAACTAGGCTCATTGGCAATTTCTATGCCCGCAGCTGATATGGGTTGACCATAAATTTAATTTTGGGGCGTTTTTGTCTTTGTTTGATACCCCCTTTGGGGGGGCAGGGATCACGACGATGATCATGCTGATATGCGGGTTTTTTTTACCCCCTACAATGATCCGTCGGGAGCTCCTTGCTAGCAGCGAATTCTTGGGGGGACTTATCGCCAAGCTGCGCCGAGGGTTCTTCATCGGCCCTCGCCCCCGTTCCCGCCGCAAAAGCCCTTAAATAGGGGTTCGGGTTTTTGGGGGACTTTTCCCCCCCAACCCCGATGAATCCTGAGTTTCGCCACGGCGACGGCGGCATCCCTTTGGTTTTTCCCTTTTCCCGCCGTCTCAAACTTCCTGTGGGGCGCAGTTCGGCCTCCTGCGGTTTCATACTTCGGCTTTGCCCTTCACGTCGGGAAAAAGGGTTTTTCCCCAGGGGGACCCGCTGGTAATGCCACGCCGATTCATCAGGACCGGCGGATTGGGCTTTCCCCATCTTCGTGATGCTTCCGCGCCGTTTTTCCCCCCCGCGGAGCGCCTCCGGGACCACTCCATGAGCCATCAGCTCCCTGGGGGCCGGAAGGTTATGCGATACTTGGGTAATCGCAGGCGGTAAAAAGGGCCCCGCCCCGCAGCGCTCCAGTGGGCGATGGTTCTTCCCATTCCGCGCTTCGGACCCCCACGATTTTCTGTTCGATGGTCGAGCGAAATTTCCGCTCATGGCGACAGACTGCGGAAGAGCTTTTGGGGTTGCGGTCCGGAAACGTTTGCGCCCGGATCCAGTCCCAGTGCCTCGTCGTCCAGCGTTCCCCTCGGGGACGCCGCCCCAGGGGCAGAAAGAAATTTGGGGAGCCGGTGGGCATCAGATCCTCCTGGATCCCCGCGGTGAAGAGATCGCGCAGCGCTTCCTGGGCGGGGGTGGGGGGGAAAACGGGGCGGGTCTCCCCGGCGGTGAAGCCTGGGGGTTTCGGGGTCCTTGCGGTGGTCTTGACGCGGTCCCCCGGGTTTTTTGGGGGGGTGGGGGGCGGGGACGTATTGGGGCCCCGCCCCCGGGGCGTCGCAGCTCGCCCCAAGGCCGGGGCCTGAAAGCGACGGGGGCTTCCGGTACCTTTCCCGGCCCCCGGCCCGTCCTTGGGGGTGTTGGAAACTCGGCGCGGAAGAGAACCGCGTCCGAACTGTCTCGGAGAGCGGCAAGGACGATAGATTCCGCGTGGACGTCCATCCCGACCCAGGTGATAGAATTCTGCATGACCGGTCCCTCCTGTATTGTGGCTCTGGCCAGGTTCGCGCCCGACTAACCCACGAACATACACGACGGGACCGGTCAACCCATCATGTCTTAGCCTGAACGTTAGACCGACGATTAATGATTGAACATCGACCGGAGGAAATCCGTGGGGCTGACCTTCATATGGGACAAGAGAAAGGCCACCTCCAATCTGCGTAAGCATGGTGTCGATTTGAGGAAGCGGCCACGGCGTTCGGGGACATGCTATCACTGACAACATTCGATCCGGACCATTCTATTGATGAAGATCGATTCATCCTTCTCGGTGTATCGAACAGTGGGAGGCTTTGGTGGTTGCACATACGGAGCAATCGGATACAATCCGAATTATCAGCGCACGACTGGCGACACGAGGCGAGAGGGAAATTTATGAAGAGTCCTAAGAGGAAAGAGAAAGAACAGGAACCAGAGATGAGGCCGGAGTACGATTTCAGTAAGGGTGTACGCGGGAAATACTCGAAGCGGTTTTTGGAAGGGAGAAATATCATATTGCTGGACCCGGATGTTGCTGGTTTATTTCCCGATTCGAAAACGGTAAATGACGCACTACGGGCTCTCGCCCGGATCGCGCAAGCGCGAGTGAAGAAGGCCGGTTGATCCGGCCTTTTTTTATTTCTGCGGTCTAACAACAGGCTGAAGCAGACGGCTGCCCTGCGAAAGAACGTTTTGAGGCCCCGCAGCTCAGCCTGAGCGTTAGCCCGCAGGAAGGAGTCCCCATGAGAAAGGTGATTTTCGAAGAATGGCTGTCGCTCGATGGTTTCGCCGTGGACAAGAACGGTAGGTTGGACTTCTTTCCCCCAAGCGAAACGGATAAGTTCTCCGACAGGGATCAGCTCAAGTTCCTCGACAGCGTCGGCACGATCATCTTGGGGCGGAAGACCTACGAGCTCTTCGTAGACTTCTGGCCGACGGCGACGACGGAGAAAGAAATCATCGCCGACCGTTTGAACGCGCTGCCCAAGCTTGTTTTCTCCAATACGCTGAACGATGCCCCCTGGGGGAAGTGGCCCCCAGCGCAGATCGTTCGCGGCGACGCCGCCGCTGAAATCAGGCGGCTGAAAGCCGAAGACGGGAAGCACATGGTCCTTTGGGGAAGCCTCTCCCTGGCTCAGGATCTCATCGCTGCGGACCTGATTGACGAATACCATCTCCAGATCTGCCCCACGCTGGTCGGGGGTGGCCGTCCGCTCTTTCCTAACCTTCGGAGCTACGTCAGGTTAAAGCGCGTGAACATGAGAACCTACGACACAGGCGTTGTCTTCCTGCACTATGAGCCGCAACGGTAGCCTTGACCAAGCGGCGGGCTAACAAATCGTTGCAGCCGACGTCTGCCGCCGCTGCGCGGCGTCAGCCGCGGCTGGACTCAATACGATAGGCAGCAGCAATTATGTCGAGGCTGAAAATGAGAATTGAAGCAAACTTCATCCTTGGTGCAATTGCCATTGGTATTGGGGCGACTCTGTTAATGGACCTTTGGAATCTGTTCCTGAAGCGTACGTTCAGCATTCCATCGCTCAATTACTGCTTGCTCGGACGCTGGCTTTGCCACATGCCAGGAGGCACCTTTAGGCATGCGAGTATCGCTAACGCGCCGGAGAAACCCTATGAGTGCACGATCGGCAAGATTGCCCACTACACCATTGGTGTTGTGTTCGCGCTTTTTTTCGTCGCTCTTGTATCAGGTGACTGGCTTATGCGACCAACTTTAGCGCCCGCGCTGCTCTACGGTATTGGGACCGTCGTGTTCCCATTTTTAATCATGCAGCCGTCATTCGGCCTTGGCATCGCTGCGTCAAGGACGCCCAATCCAACGCGGGCCAGGCTGAAAAGCGTAGCAACGCATACTGTATTCGGAGTCGGGCTGTATGTATGTGCGCTCGGTGTGAGCTATGTGCTTCAGGTTAATGCCTAACAAGGACATGCAGTCGACGCCGTAACGAGGGGCTGATGCTGGGCCTCAGACAGACTAGAAAAATACATGTGAAAATTCTTCTGGCATGCGCAGGAATGATGGAACGGAAAACTCAGACCAAGGCAACATGAGGCTGCCTAACAATAGGCTGACGCTGACGATCACCGGACGAACACCACGAGTGCCCGCATCTCAGCCTGAGCGGTAGCCAGACGTTATGTTGGAGGAGAAGATATTACCTGATAGGCAGTGAAAGCCATACGATGCATCGTATGACCTGACATGGCATAACGAATATTCAAAGGAAATAACAACGTTCCAATTACACCTGGCGACGGCATTCACCGTTGAGCGTTACCCATGATTCGTATTACAAATAATGAAAGGAGGAAGAGAGATGAGGGTATTCTCAGTGCTCAAGACGGTCTCTTTGTTTATCATGATTGTGCCGATGGTCAGCTTCTCAGCCGATTTTAATCCCGAAACGAAGCAATTCATTCAGGATTTGGAGTCGCAGGCAAAAAAGCAGGAGAGCACCTTAAAAGGATTTGACCCTGCCCGGGGCAAGAAAATATTTTTTGAAGAGCACCCGAATGAAAAGACCGGCAAGATATCCTGCGCCACCTGCCACACATCGGATCTGAAGAAGAGCGGGAAGACCCTCGTGGGTAAACCCATCGATCCACTTGCCCCTTCGGTCAACAAAAACAGACTCACCAATGTCAAAGAGATCGAAAAGTGGCTCCTGCGAAATTTCAAGCAGGTTTACGGGAGGGAGGGCACGGCGAAGGAAAAAGGCGATGTCCTCATGTTCATTAATACTCAATAACTCCGAGGGAGGATGCACATGAACTTTTTAAAAATATTCATTCCCGTGGTTCTCCTGGCAATCATCTCAGCTTCCTTGGGTATTGCAAGTGAGCACGAGGAAGGACGCCGGGACGGTGATTCGGTGAAATCCGGTCAAGTGGTGAATAATGTCTACGCCAAGGAGTGCGGAGCGTGCCATCTGGCTTATCAACCCCAATTCCTTCCGAAAAGATCGTGGGATAAAATCATGAATACCCTCGACGATCACTTCGGTGAAAACGCCTCCCTCGACGAGGCTGCACGGACGCAGATACTCGCCTATCTTGCCGGCAACTCCGCTGAAACAAGCCGATCGAAGATGTCGAGGAAGATCCTCTCTTCCATCAACGATGCCGATACCCCTCTCCGGATTACCGGCACACCGTACTTTAAGAAGGAACATGACGAGTTCCCGCCGGATGTCTTCAAAAGGAAGTCCATCGTCTCTCCTTCCAACTGCGCCGCATGTCATCCGGCGGCGGATAAGGGCGACTTCGACGAGCATAGAGTGAAGATCCCGAAAAACTGACCGCTGGATGCCGTGCGGCATCCATGAGGATCACGACATGGACCAAAGGATTACCGGGGCAATACGATGAAAGAGATCAAGGTATGGGACCTCCAGACCCGGATCTTCCATTGGTTGTTGGTGGTCTTCGTTTTCTGCACGTTTGTCACCTCCGACATGCCGCGCATTTTCGGTATGAAAACGCTTGATAGAGATGCGTGGCTTTCCTTTCACATCGGCACCGGTGTTGCCGCGGGGTTGCTCCTTGCGTTCAGGATATTCTGGGGTTTCTTCGGCCCATACTATTCGAAATTCAGCTCACTGCATCTCTCTCTAAAGGAACTCTTCGGGTATCTTGATTCCGTAAGAAAATATTTGAAGACCTCCTATACCGGGCATAATCCCGGGGCCTCATGGAACTTGATCTGCATTCTCATTATCGGAATGCTGGCGATAGCTTCTGGTGGCATGGTCTTCGGCCTCGATGAGCGGAGAGGGGTCCTCAGATTTCTATACATCACCTATTATCCCTATGCAGACGCCATGAAACTGCTACATCTCGGGGTTTCTTACATTCTCCTCGCGGTGATCTTCGGTCATGTCGCAGGCGTGCTTATGGAAACGAAAAGGCATCGGACCGGAATCATCCTCGCCATGTTTACGGGGAAAAAACGATCCGATGAGACCGAGAGGCCCTTGTCTACGGGCATGCCGCTTACGGTGATATCATTCGCATGGGTGGCATCCCCGGTTTTGGTCGCATATTTCTTTTCCACCATGATGGGGACAAAGCAGCCGGTGACGCTGACGATTCCGCCGATATACAAAAAAGAGTGCGGCTCGTGTCACATGGCATTTCCACCCAATGCGCTGCCGGAAAAGAGTTGGAAGATCATGATGGCGGGCCTTCAGGACCATTTCGGAGATGATGCTTCCATCGAGGAGTCATCGAGAAAAGAGATCGAGGGCTTTCTTGTTAAGAACTCGGCGGAGAAGTCCCTGGAAGAGGCATCCATCAAATTCATTCGGTCTATAGGAAAAGAGAACCCGCCCCTGAGGATAACGGAGATCCGTTACTGGAAGGAAAAACATAAATCGGTACCGCAAGCCGTATACAGGCGTGAGACAATAAAATCCAAAAGTAACTGCGTGGCCTGTCACAAGTGGTCTGAATACGGTTCCTTTGAGGACTCCGATATCAAGATACCGAGAAAGTAGTTATTGATTTCGGTAATTTACCCGAAAATTTTGTGCCCGTTCGTGTGGAATTGCGGCAATGTTTTCTTGCTGCCCAACCACAGGCTGAAGCCGACGGCTCACTTGGCAAGCTTCTTGAGTGCCCGCAGATTAGCTGAGCGTTAGGCGGATATATTCCAACGAACAGGGGAATAATGGATAAAGGGCGACTCGAAACATTTAGTGATGGCGTGATCGCCATCATTATCACCATCATGGTGCTCGAGATGAAGGCACCGCATGGAACCGATCTCGCTTCGTTATACCCGATGCTTTCGGTTTTTTTAAGTTACGTGTTGAGTTTTGTTTACCTCGGCATTTACTGGAACAACCACCACCATATGCTCCATGTTACAGAACGGGTGAGCGGTAGCATCCTGTGGGCGAATTTGCATTTGTTGTTTTGGTTATCGCTGATCCCATTCGTCACGGGATGGATGGGCGAGAATCACTTCGCACCTGCGCCAACAGCGGTCTATGGTGTTGTGCTGTTTATGGCAGCGATAGCGTATTGGATCCTGCAGAGAACAATAATTTCCAAACATGGTCAAGATTCGCTGCTGGCGATGGCAATAGGAAAAGATTACAAGGG
Proteins encoded in this window:
- a CDS encoding DUF1924 domain-containing protein, with the protein product MRVFSVLKTVSLFIMIVPMVSFSADFNPETKQFIQDLESQAKKQESTLKGFDPARGKKIFFEEHPNEKTGKISCATCHTSDLKKSGKTLVGKPIDPLAPSVNKNRLTNVKEIEKWLLRNFKQVYGREGTAKEKGDVLMFINTQ
- a CDS encoding DUF2938 domain-containing protein; the encoded protein is MRIEANFILGAIAIGIGATLLMDLWNLFLKRTFSIPSLNYCLLGRWLCHMPGGTFRHASIANAPEKPYECTIGKIAHYTIGVVFALFFVALVSGDWLMRPTLAPALLYGIGTVVFPFLIMQPSFGLGIAASRTPNPTRARLKSVATHTVFGVGLYVCALGVSYVLQVNA
- a CDS encoding TMEM175 family protein, with the protein product MDKGRLETFSDGVIAIIITIMVLEMKAPHGTDLASLYPMLSVFLSYVLSFVYLGIYWNNHHHMLHVTERVSGSILWANLHLLFWLSLIPFVTGWMGENHFAPAPTAVYGVVLFMAAIAYWILQRTIISKHGQDSLLAMAIGKDYKGKLSPALYLIAIPSAFLRQWIAGAIYVLVALIWLVPDKRIERVLSDSRK
- a CDS encoding diheme cytochrome c, whose amino-acid sequence is MNFLKIFIPVVLLAIISASLGIASEHEEGRRDGDSVKSGQVVNNVYAKECGACHLAYQPQFLPKRSWDKIMNTLDDHFGENASLDEAARTQILAYLAGNSAETSRSKMSRKILSSINDADTPLRITGTPYFKKEHDEFPPDVFKRKSIVSPSNCAACHPAADKGDFDEHRVKIPKN
- the truA gene encoding tRNA pseudouridine(38-40) synthase TruA, which produces MPRRVKLTVAYDGTAYAGWQVQPNGTTIQEVMEGVFSRILQEPVRLRAAGRTDAGVHAREQVVDFADAGVRDLGTIVHGGNALLPPAIRILSASVVPETFDARRHATEKEYRYFLYLSPVDSPFLSRYAWHIEAPLDLEAMRAGLSHLVGEHDFSSFRGQGCNAISPVRTINRAVVARHDVPGLISIDVSGTGFLRHMVRNVVGTAVNAGKGKHSAEHVGAILRARDRSAAGVNAPPHGLFLWRVSY
- a CDS encoding dihydrofolate reductase family protein; translated protein: MRKVIFEEWLSLDGFAVDKNGRLDFFPPSETDKFSDRDQLKFLDSVGTIILGRKTYELFVDFWPTATTEKEIIADRLNALPKLVFSNTLNDAPWGKWPPAQIVRGDAAAEIRRLKAEDGKHMVLWGSLSLAQDLIAADLIDEYHLQICPTLVGGGRPLFPNLRSYVRLKRVNMRTYDTGVVFLHYEPQR
- a CDS encoding cytochrome b/b6 domain-containing protein — protein: MKEIKVWDLQTRIFHWLLVVFVFCTFVTSDMPRIFGMKTLDRDAWLSFHIGTGVAAGLLLAFRIFWGFFGPYYSKFSSLHLSLKELFGYLDSVRKYLKTSYTGHNPGASWNLICILIIGMLAIASGGMVFGLDERRGVLRFLYITYYPYADAMKLLHLGVSYILLAVIFGHVAGVLMETKRHRTGIILAMFTGKKRSDETERPLSTGMPLTVISFAWVASPVLVAYFFSTMMGTKQPVTLTIPPIYKKECGSCHMAFPPNALPEKSWKIMMAGLQDHFGDDASIEESSRKEIEGFLVKNSAEKSLEEASIKFIRSIGKENPPLRITEIRYWKEKHKSVPQAVYRRETIKSKSNCVACHKWSEYGSFEDSDIKIPRK